The sequence TCGCGCCGGCCGGGTCGAGCCCGCCGAGGTCCAGCCGCACCGTGCCGACCCCCAGCGTGTACTTGGGTTCCAGCCGGCCCGCCGTGACGGCCGTCCAGGTCCGCTCGCCGAGCAGGTTCTGCGCCGAGACCGAGGACTGGCCGACCACGGTCAGCGCGACGGTCAGCAGTACACCCGGGACCACCAGCCGGCGGGCCCGGCCGAACTTCGCGCCGAGCAGCAGGGTCAGACCGATCACCAGCAGCGCCGTCGCCAGCACACCGCCGGCGCCCACCGTCCCGCCGTCGGCGGAGGCGGACCAGACCGCGCTGGCCGCGCCCACCGCCAGCAGCAGGCCGATCAGGCCGAGCGGGGAGCGTTCGCGCCGGTGCACCACCACGGGCGGGTGCGGCGCGGACGGCGTGGTCGGACCGGTCCCCTTGCGCAGCGGGTCGCCCTCCGGCAGGTCGGTCCGCTGCCACCAGGGCCGGGCCGGGGTGCCGTACGGCGGGGTCGGGGTGCCGTACGGCGGCGCCGGGGGTGCGGGCGGACCGGGCGGTGCGGGCGCCTCCCCGCCGTACGGATTGCGCTCGGGGTGGCGCGGGTCCCACAGGTAGCCGGTCGGACCGGCGTGCGGGGTGTCGGCGGGGACGGTGCCGGCCGCCCGCTCCCGGGCATGCCGGGCCCGGGCGTCCTCGTCCTCCTCCGGCGGCCAGCGGTAGCCGCTCGCGGTGACCCCGGCGGCCGGTCCGGCGTCCGGGAAGTGGCGGTCGTACGGGCCGCCCGCACCGTGGGCGTGCGAGTGCCCGAACCCGTGGCCGCGGCGGCGGTTGCGCCGGCCCCGGATCCGGCCGCGCCGGCGCTCCGGGTCGTAGCGGACGGCGAGGAACACCATCCCGCCGAGCAGCAGCAGCGGGAACAGCTGGTCGCCGTCGCCCATCGAGGAGAAGAAGACGCCGGTGCCGATCACGGTCAGCAGCACCGCGCCGACCGACTGGCCGTCCACCCGTCCGGTGAGCACCCGCTGGAGCTCGGTGCGGCCCGAGCGGCCGCCGCCCTTGCCGTCCGCGCCGGGCTCGGTCGGCACGATCAGCCAGGCGAGTCCGTACAGGAAGAGGCCGAGACCGCCGGAGAGGCAGAGCACGACCGTGACGACGCGGAACACCACCGGGTCGATGTCCAGGTGCCGGCCGAGACCGCCGCAGACGCCGGCGACGACGCGGTGGCGCTCGGCCCGGGTCAGCGGCGGCCGGTCGGCGGCGCTCCGGGCGCCCGGCCCGGCCTCGTGGAGCTCCTCGGTACGGTGGTCTTCGGTCATGCCACCATCCTGGTGGGTGCCGGAGCCCCGCCCAACCGGTCCCGCCCCTGCTCGGACCCTGACTTGTCCCTGAGAAGGGTCAGGGCTCCACCCTGATGCGTGCGGGTCCGCCCGCGTGGAACGATCGGTGCCGTGGCAGCACCCGGTTCCGATCCCCGTTCCCCAGCCC comes from Streptomyces sp. TLI_053 and encodes:
- a CDS encoding PspC domain-containing protein, whose amino-acid sequence is MTEDHRTEELHEAGPGARSAADRPPLTRAERHRVVAGVCGGLGRHLDIDPVVFRVVTVVLCLSGGLGLFLYGLAWLIVPTEPGADGKGGGRSGRTELQRVLTGRVDGQSVGAVLLTVIGTGVFFSSMGDGDQLFPLLLLGGMVFLAVRYDPERRRGRIRGRRNRRRGHGFGHSHAHGAGGPYDRHFPDAGPAAGVTASGYRWPPEEDEDARARHARERAAGTVPADTPHAGPTGYLWDPRHPERNPYGGEAPAPPGPPAPPAPPYGTPTPPYGTPARPWWQRTDLPEGDPLRKGTGPTTPSAPHPPVVVHRRERSPLGLIGLLLAVGAASAVWSASADGGTVGAGGVLATALLVIGLTLLLGAKFGRARRLVVPGVLLTVALTVVGQSSVSAQNLLGERTWTAVTAGRLEPKYTLGVGTVRLDLGGLDPAGATLATEVELGAGDMTVTVPSDVTVNVRTEVGLGQVQAPGLDGPDNGPGRRSYQVLPANGQTSKGTLDLALRIGLGNIKVVQK